TCATGTGATCCCTGGGCGCTGTTTCAGCCCTTCAAACTTCATACCAACGGCTTCTCATCATCAGACATATCATCTCTCAACGGCGGCGCCACCAttacctctcctctcttgATCTCAATGATCGATATGATCGGCAAGGCCATCATCAAGAGCCCCAACAAGCTTCCAAATCCCAACTGCTTCTCCCCTTGATCACTCAGCTGAACATCCGGCTTCCCAAACGCCTGCGACAGCAGAAACACCCTCACGGCCGCACCCACCGCAatccccatcatcaacagcatGCCCACCAGCTGCACGATCCTATACCACTTTTGCCTCCTACTCTGCAAGTACCACGTCGCCAGcccaaacaccaccacgTTCCCAGCAATCGTCACGATCGTGCCCACGTAGTCCAATCCCCCCGCTACTACCTTcccattattattatcatcCTCTCCTTTCACAGATCCAACAGCCCATATACACCCCACCGGCATCGTCCCCTCCcaccctttcctcttcccctccaacaccaccaccccataCACACAACTCAGCGCCAGATTGACAAACATTAAGCCCTGTCTCATCCACCTCAGCACCCAATCCCTCTTGAAGTCTTGGACCAGCGCCAAAAGCGTGGCGTTGTGTGTGGCCATGGACAATAAAGAAAGCATccagatgatgaagaagtggTAGGGAATGATGTGCGAAGAGCGCGCCAGACCGAGAGATTGCAGTGTGATGCCGATGAGGATTTGCTGGTCGGAGTAGGAGGCGAGGAGCTTGCGGCGGATGGTGGAGGGGCGGGAATTAGAAGAAAAAGTGGATTGGAGGAttaaggaggcggagaggaggagggcgatggTGGCGGttagggaggaggagatcagGACCTATTGAGGGGGGATGTTAGAtttggaaaaggaaaagaaaaagaagaagatggggatGGATGTTGAAGGGCTTGGATATGGAACTTACACCTGCACCCGCGATGCCTGCGTCGCTGGGTGCTGAGGGGGGGATGACGGTGCAGTTTGGTGGTGAGAACATTGcgagtaagtaagtaaaccTAGATGGCGATTGTTGACATGACAGTAAAAGggagagaggaaaaaaaaaaaaaaagaaacaaagcaAGGAAAATAACACGAGAAAAATAAAATCTCGAAAAGAAAGTCTCACTTATGAACCACTAGGTATGCGCTATACACAACCAAAAAGTAAAGAAACAAAGAACGTCGAAAACTGAACACTTAGTGACAAAGCCACTGcaagaaaggaaacaagTCTCTCTTTACCCGCGacgaaagggaaggggggagcCCAAGCATGACTTTAAAAACTTTTTGACTCTCTCTCGCGTCTCCCAATTCCTTGTCCACTCAGGCTCACATTCTAAACAAGGAAACTAAGGAACGCATAAAGTTGACAAgtgacagacagacagacagacagacagggTGCATGGTGATGTGAAACAATCTGGAAGCGCGGTTGTTTGACGAATCGATAGGAGTTTAGGCCAATGATTGGTTCACGGTGCCCAGTTAAAGGTTGGGACGAACAGGGGGGCGGGAGAGCGGGAGGCGGTGCCTTGCGCCTGTTCGGATTGACTGGCAATGGGGTATGCTGTGAGAGAGATTTGGCGCTTAAAAGTAGGTCTGAGGCTGACGTTGGAAGAGGTTGTTTACTGTTCAGAAGTACATGAGGTTTTTACTTTGTCGGGGACTCAGGGACAAGATGACGGGAGGTTGCCATTGCGCGGGGGTGCTGTTTTGTTCGTACTTCACTTGTAGGCTGGAGGGATGCGATGCCCTGGGCTGGGCTGAACGGAAGGTTGGGGGGGGTCCAGGGCCGGGAAGGGACGAACCGGAATCACTCCATAGTGAGGTAGTCTCAAGACCCAATTCGAGTTTGTCgacaattttattaaaagaatatttttGGAAAATCAATTGATGAAGGGACTAACATATCCTTTTACACAATCTCACGATGCGTCGAGGTCTTGTCAtgtaaggtacctagtgtCTCTGGCGTTATGCAAAGTCATCTACGCTATCAGCATAGGCGGATTTACAGGGAGTTACAGGGGACTGACTGTTACATCTGAGGTACCTTACAGGTAACTGTTCCCTCAAACAGAAGAACACCCCCCACCGGACAGCTGTTACCCCGCTATTGCCAGGCCACTCAAATCTGCTGGGGTTCGGATAGCAATGCATCTAAGCAAAGCAGCCAGCAGcgctttccttttccctcttttcctttttttttcttttttttcttttttctttcttttgggTCTGTCCTCGTCAACATCGATTGATCAATAGCAAACCAACCTGGCACATAACTCatagctacctctagactCCCCACAAACTCCAGctccatacctctacctacatacacagCACGCTGAGATAGCCTACTGGCTCTGCTTCCACTTAGGTTGTCAAGACCATGACCAACAAACACCAGACAAATGCTAGGTACCGTGACGATGCGATGGCATCCATACCCGATGACTGATTgaggtagcagcagcagcagcagcagcctagGTACCGCTATCACATTTACCTACCATGGTCTCgtaggaaaggaaaggaagtaCGGtccaaggtaggtaggtaaggtacataggtacctcaggaattttctcttcttcaggGAATAATTTATGATGGAAGAGGACTGAAGTTCAGTTCGAAGACCGGGTAAGTAAACTGAAAGTAGTTGAGGGTGACTTGCTACTTGATGTCATCATATGGGATGTCTTGATGGAGAACTATACTTAGTGTAGGTGGGTATCCTTTTACGATGGAGGCTCACTTGTGAAATCACGGAACACCACTCTCGCTCGTTAATGGGCACTAGTACCGGGAGCTTTCCTTTCTGTCGGTTTTACCTTCTTTGTCGTTCTTGTATTtatttcatttttttttttttttttcaaatgAAATGAAGAAGTGTAATTGTGCAAGGCTTTATCTCTATTCTCATGGTGGCGGATGGCTGGCTGGACTTTGATGGCGATTGTCGCTTAGGGGCAAGAGTGTTGGTTTAATAGCGTGCGTGAAGCTTTCAACGAAGTTAAAAGTCCCCCCAAAGTTCGCGAAGAGGATCGATGTACTGTTAAAATCTTTTTGAGGGCGAGCATTCTCTTGAAAGAGAGTGTGTGGGATAGTATGATGACAAGATTGCGGGCGTCTCTAGCCTTGATAAAGAAGACCGAGCATCCCTGAGGTAGCCATGTTGGATTACTTTTTGTTCTTCATCATTTGTGCTGATCGGATCCTTTGGAAGTTTTGAATCTCGATCCCCGGATAAAGTTTGTTTGCTAGTCCCATCCGTTCACGACTCAGATCAAGATTTTCAAGACTTACTGTAATCGCCCCAAGACAGTTAACTAGAGGTCATAAGCAAACAAACTAGTATTGGAACTTCCCAAAGGAACAGCTTACCTAGCTAGGCATGTCCATTTAGGAGAGCAAGTTTAACGTATAACTGACCTTGGCTAGCCTTCGTTTGGCAATCGACAAGGAATATCTCTGGAAAAAACATGCTTTTCATTATAACGAACCCAATCAAAAAACATCCCTTTGATCTATGCCACGCTGGAAGTTGATATCCAGTACTCCACGCTACCCATGCCATTAAACGACAATCTCATACGCCAACCGCCCACTCGCAACCAGATGCATCTTTGCCCTCCAATCCTGCTAACCTTGTTGCCACACCGTGGTTGAACATGCGGCAAGGAAAACCAGCTCCTTCTCATAGCACTTGATTTAGGCCTCCCCCCAGATCTCATCCGCAACCTCCCTCACCAACCTCAACTTGGCCCTCTGATCGTCCTCGCTGAGGGGGTACCCGCTCTCATGGGTACTGAAGCCGCACTGGGGGCTGACCATGACTCTCTTGAGCGCCTCCTCCCTGCTCTCTCCGGTCCCCTTGGCCACCCAGCTCGCGGCCTCCTCCACCCgtctcttcacctcctccttgcttTCCAACTCCCTCAGCTTGGTGCTCACCACACCCAACACGACATTCTTGTTCTTGGGAAGGTATTGCAGGGGCTCGAAGCCGCCGGCGCGCGCGGTGTCATACTCGAGGTAGAAGGTGTTGACGTTGAGTTCTTGGAAAAGCTTTTGGGCAATCACGTCATAGGCGCCCGAGGCGAAGTGGCGGCCGCCGATGAAGTTGCCGCGGCAGAGATGGACACCGGTGTGGAAGTcggcggggaggagggagagggagtcGTTGTAGAGCTTGATGTAGGAGTCGAGGAGAGTGTCGATGGAGACGGTGTTGTCGGGGTCGGAAGCGTAACCGGCGCGGAACTCTTCGGAGCAGAAGTCTGGAGGGCAGGGGGGTGTTAGTTGATGGGAAGGAGGGTGGAGGAGTGGATTGGGGGCAGAAGAACACGTACAAGCCAAACCAGGATCATCAAACTGCACATTCCTTAAGCCAGCCTCATAGAGCATCTTGAGCTCCTCCTGATAAACCTTGGCCACGTCGGCAAAGTACTCTTCGTCATTCGCATACACGCCTTCGGCATAGGCCTTGCCCTGCTTGTAGCGCATGTGGAACCAGGCCGGGGTGATCATGGTCAACTTGATGTTCGCCCACTCCTCCTTCGGGGTGAACTGCTGCACCAGCTTCAACTCGTGCAAGTTCGACTTGCTCTTCTCCCTGTTGTGTCTCAACTTGGCGCCCGCAATGACACTGTCGCCCGGCATCACCTTGCGGTCCTTCTCAATCAGGCTGACGACGTCCGGGTGGTAAAGGCGGAACATGCTGGCCTCGGCTTCCTGGAGAGCGACAGACCCCTCAAACTCGTCCCACATCAAGCCCCAGAAGCGGGTGCGGTTGAACTCGCCGCTGTTGACGGCCTTGAAGCCGAGTTCTTGCTGGAGTTTGACGACATTGCCAACCGCCTCCTTTTCGATGGCGGGGAGTCCGGCCTCTTCCGGGGAGAGGCCCTTGTCACGGATGGCTTCACGGGCGTCGAGAAGGTTTTGGGGCCGCAGGAGGGACCCCATATGTTCGACGCGGAAGGGAGCCATGTTGATTGGTGTTTGAGGGACTGTGGGTGTAAGTGGTGATGGAGAGAAGCTGGAAAAGAGCTACCTGAAAGCTGGAACTGAAAGGGAGAGCTCCCTGACTCCAGTTATAAGGCAGAGGGCAGACACATAGCAAGGAGAGGGGTCAAGGGCagatcctttttttttgcccgACGACCGTGATATGTCCGAGTCCCGGGTCCAATGGCTTCCCCTTGTTAGACCCCGGATTATGGAACTTGACTTATTCGGCGAATAGCACCGGCCGGAGCCTGTGGACGGCACTGGACGTCCAGTGCCATGCTACGCTAGAGGAGCTGCTAGCGTGAATGAGAACTCTGATTCCATGTCATTGTGGGCCGATAGCGGTGCTTGGGACCTCGGGATGATCCTGACATGTACACTTCCATCGTAGTTCTGGGGCCAATGTTGATGTGTGAATTGGTGGACGGTGCTTGGACGTCGGTGACCACGAAGAGGTAATGATTGGGATCAAATCACCAGAGTTTGCTGTAGGTAATGAAAACAACTTGAAGGGTGTGTCTGGATGGCGGACGCAGAGTGAACAAATCCGGACAAATCAACAATGTCATTTCGTTTCTTCTGGCATAATGTACAATAATATAGGTGTGGAATTCACCACTTTCCATTCTACAAAGCACAACCCTTGGATAACTGAGGCTGCTGTACCAATTGAAGCCGTCGACTCGGAGTCTGCCTTTTGCAGTGCGGTGATGTCGTGTTGTAGGTAGTGGGGTATTTAGCGGGGTATGGATCGGTTGACCACTGCCCCGCTTCGACCTCAAGCAGGGATCAAGCTAGCTGTCGCACAGCTTTGTCAGCCCTTTGAAAGTGTTGCTGGTTCCTCTAGAATTACCCCATTCCCAACTTCTC
The Neurospora crassa OR74A linkage group II, whole genome shotgun sequence DNA segment above includes these coding regions:
- a CDS encoding 5-methyltetrahydropteroyltriglutamate-homocysteine methyltransferase — translated: MAPFRVEHMGSLLRPQNLLDAREAIRDKGLSPEEAGLPAIEKEAVGNVVKLQQELGFKAVNSGEFNRTRFWGLMWDEFEGSVALQEAEASMFRLYHPDVVSLIEKDRKVMPGDSVIAGAKLRHNREKSKSNLHELKLVQQFTPKEEWANIKLTMITPAWFHMRYKQGKAYAEGVYANDEEYFADVAKVYQEELKMLYEAGLRNVQFDDPGLAYFCSEEFRAGYASDPDNTVSIDTLLDSYIKLYNDSLSLLPADFHTGVHLCRGNFIGGRHFASGAYDVIAQKLFQELNVNTFYLEYDTARAGGFEPLQYLPKNKNVVLGVVSTKLRELESKEEVKRRVEEAASWVAKGTGESREEALKRVMVSPQCGFSTHESGYPLSEDDQRAKLRLVREVADEIWGEA